The sequence TGCAAGTGCACTGAAGGAAGGTGCTCTGCCAAAGCAGTCAGCGTGAGcccaggggaagaaaaagaaaaaccaccagAGGTCCTTCCAGAGAACTACGTGGTGGCAGCATGAGAACTGGCATATCAACTcacagtcttctcattttccccattttctataattttcctcttcttctcatctgtttttttcttgaagatGTTATTTCGGTAAAACTGAAGTTCTTTGATGCTTTCACTAATGTCATCAAGTGCCCTACAAGCAAACATACCACGCTGAGTTGAAATGTCCGAAACCCAGAGGAGATGATCACCATTTTGCAAAGCGTAACTTTTTATAAATAACTTAGGAACAACAGGTACTACTGTACATGCAACTATCTGACATCATCAAGAAGCGGAACATTTCAGAATAGCAAATTTAaagtgctttgttttttaaaaaatgattaaaaaaaatttctaaactaTAACAGATTAAAGTTTACCAAACTGTTCCATAAGATAGTGAGGTGttccacaggggaaaaaaaaaaaagaattccggggtcaaataaatttgggaaaacccagattaaacatttcttcttttgaaGTTTTTTGCAAAGCATTTAATGTACTGATGTGTTGTGAATTCCCCAGGAGGTTGTACTATATACACAGTATTTCTAAAACTTAATCGACCACCTGTGTGGAATGCATATTCACAGCTCATGGCATgtagtttgggaaacactgcacAATACTTAATGACGTGCTGCACAAAATATAATCACGTACTTGAACATAACTCGTGACTCCATCATCATAATGAACATTAATTATCGGACAGTACCTAACCACAAAAGAGGATCTACCTCCTCTCTCGTGGTGATTTGTGCTATAATCAGTGGCAGCCTGCCTCCATCTAACAGCCTTTCTTCTCCTCCAACATGCTGTTTCTCATCTGTCATAGTCTGAGAAATTAGGTAACCAAGATTGCTAGAACAGTGTGCAAGTAAATCAATCTGCTCTGATTGTCAAGGGCCTCTTCTAGAGAACAAACTGCACAAACTTTAGTGCAAGAGCTTTAAGACAGTTATTTCTGTGGTTAAGGCAACAATTTTGCTTTCTTCCCAGGTCTCGGATAACCGGTGGAGAGCTGAAGCTGTCAAAAATACAGCCTCTGGCTAAATCAAGGTACACCACATCTTAGCCACAACACTGAAATCCAAAGAAAGATGTGAAAACCCGAAGTTCTTCTATAGCCCACTATGTGGCGAAACCCGACCAATCTTGATGTGAGGCTATTTAGTCATTAGTTATGCCATTTGGTGTGAATATCTGTACATTTCACTGTAGAAACGGCAATGTGTTCGATAATGAGGTGCTTCCTCAGGCCTTGTTAGGGGTATTACTACCTTTCTAAACCCTGAAAAATCCTGAAATCCAAAACACATCAAGCCCCAACTGTTTCACAGGAGGTATCCCAGACCTGTGTTATTGTGCTGTAGTCCATGAAAGCCCAATAAAAACATTAATGCCAGGCTCTTTAGAGCAGAGACTTGGTCTTCCTGTTTGGCTAGAACTGTACACGGTACACAGTAGGGGCTCGGTACATGGATGAAACAAATGCCAGCTGCTACATCTCCCACAAAGTTTTATGTCCTTCCTCAGAGACTACAACAGCAAAAAGTAAAAGAGGACTCGAGATACACAAGTTCTTCTAAGTTCCTTGTGTACTTCAGCCTAAGGTtgcagacataaaaagaaacaatctgAAAAACTACAAAGTGTCTAAGTTAGGCTAACTGTGTTGCACAACTGTACacaaagtgttctaattttaaatgattacaaaTCCATATGCTTGATGGGAAGAAAATTATACTGCTCATTACTAGAAAAATTAGACCGCTTCACATACCTACAAACTAAGTTATCTACAAGTTTCAAAACAGCAATAAAGACATTAAGACCATACATATCTCACAATGGAATGTTAGAATACTGACCAGAATTCCTGATAATCTTAGCAAAAGAAGGTTATCTTTATGTAGTTGTCCTTTACCTTTCCCCCAAGGGAATAGAGACATTATTTCAAGcagtcaggaatttgggagttaCGTGCGTGTCAGATGGCCAAGCACTTGGAAGGACCCAAACTTACCTGTGAGAAGCAGCCTTCTTTGGTGCAAATTCATATTCTTCTGGATACCAGCGTCTACATACAGCAAAAATGGAACTCTCAAAGGAAACTGTCTCAAATACACTGAATAATTACGTCCTTCAAGTAGTTTAATTACTTTGTAAAAGGCATTTGGGTTGTGACTATCGAGTTACCTCCCTGTCTGGGACTccaccttcctccctttcctctcttcatACTATAGGTTCTCTTCGGGCAAGATCAACAATGTATAAGATTATTAAATCTGCGCActccagcccagccctctccTGCGCTTCTGTCATGGATAGCCAACTGCCGACTGGACATCTCCACCTAAAATCCACCAGACACTTCCAactccacacacacatatggtcggACGCATCCTCCTCAACATCTCCCTTCCCTCATCGGTCAAATCTACTCTTCCTCTTGTTTTCCCCTTATCTTTGATCAGTTCCATCATCCACCTAACCACCCAAACTAGAAACGCGAGGAATCACTTTAcacctcctccttttcctcacgCCCCCATTCGAGCACTCAATGCTGTGCTACCGACCTTCTCAAATGCTCTACCTCCTGCTCTCTACCGCCCACTGCCACCTCCCtagctctttcttctctctcccagatGGTGCCAGGGTCTTTCTCATCTCCCATCTCTTTTCCTACCACCTTCTAATCAGAATGATCTAATCACATCACCTTCACCTTCCTGCTCCCGCCTATTTTCATACCTCTGCCCATTCTCTGGAAAGCTCACTCCTCACCTTAAATAGCTGGAAAACGGCCACTCTTCCTTAAATCTCAACCTGAAAGCTATTTTCTCCGTGAAGCTTTTgctaactccccatccccctcacTCCAGCTGTCGGGTGCTCCTTCTCTCGTGCCCGCAATATTCTACCCGCACTTTTCCCTAACAGACGTCATCACACAGTACACTTCTTAGGTGTGTTTTTTACACATCTGTCAATTCACTAGACTCTAAGCACTTAAGGGCTTTTCATCTGTATGTTCCCAGCACATAGGCCAATACGTGGCACAGAaaatgggtgctcaataaattttccAGGTTAGTGAAATTTATAAGGAAGATTTTTGATGTTCTTTCTCCCAGTTCTCACCAGTTCAAGAGACAATGGGATGAGGAAGTTATACACCCACTTGGCCCCCTCAGTTCTACACCTTTATTCAATTACTCTACAAATTCTCAaggaaaacatgctaaatgagGCAGTTGAATGGATCCTAAATATAGCCCTTACCTGCACAGCTCTTTAACAGTGCTCACATCAATTATTCTATAATGAAGATGTTTCATGAACTGGGGCATGTATTTGTCAAGAAACTTCTTATCTGCATGAACTGAATTTCCTAGAAAGACACGAAGCATACCGCATCTGTGTATTTCTAGTAGTATACAAAAGGACATAAAAATTCATAAACTGTATTTAAttggaggtgattttttttaataattcaaacAATTCCTCAAAGCATCTCAAAACTTCAAAATTAGGTTTGAGTGTATCTGATTAGATTACAAGTGCAGATTTTGGAGTATTTAGACAGTTTAGCTCATAATAAATTTGTAAATGGCCTCTTTATGGACAAAAGGATGAATCTATCATTCCACATACTTAAAATAACGCTCAAATCTGTAACTTCTTTAGATAATACCACATGCACAAATTTTCTCCCAGTATCACAAAATCTACACCACTAACACTAGAAGTTTAACTGTAGATAAACTCATAAGTAGATaagcatttatttacatttcaattttaatcAATCATATCCACATTCATGTTTCCACAcagtaatttatattaaaaacactaaattttaaataagaactttaaaacagACACCAGCTGCATTGGCTAGGGGGAAAATTTATACAATACATGCTATAGTACTTAAAATCAAAACTTTTTTATGACTATTTAAGGAAAATGTTAGTTACTGTACCAGCttacatatacaaatacaaacacaCCACCACAGGACATTAGCCTCCCTCTGACAATGGCAGTCCTTTCAAAATCCTAGCAGAACTGGcctagtttctttaaaaagtcaatgtcacaaggggaaaaaaagataggtgcatggggcttccctggtggcgcagtggttgcgcgtccgcctNNNNNNNNNNNNNNNNNNNNNNNNNNNNNNNNNNNNNNNNNNNNNNNNNNNNNNNNNNNNNNNNNNNNNNNNNNNNNNNNNNNNNNNNNNNNNNNNNNNNNNNNNNNNNNNNNNNNNNNNNNNNNNNNNNNNNNNNNNNNNNNNNNNNNNNNNNNNNNNNNNNNNNNNNNNNNNNNNNNNNNNNNNNNNNNNNNNNNNNNNNNNNNNNNNNNNNNNNNNNNNNNNNNNNNNNNNNNNNNNNNNNNNNNNNNNNNNNNNNNNNNNNNNNNNNNNNNNNNNNNNNNNNNNNNNNNNNNNNNNNNNNNNNNNNNNNNNNNNNNNNNNNNNNNNNNNNNNNNNNNNNNNNNNagcggctgggcccgtgggccatggccgctgggcctgcgcgtccggagcctgtgctccgcagcgggagaggccacagcagagggaggcccgcataccacaaaaaaaaaaaaaaaaaaaaaaaaaagataggtgcACATTTTAGATTAAGAGACTAAAGCGACATAATAACCAAATGAAATGCGTGAGTCTTGACTGAATCctggttaaaaaacaaatagacaTTTTGGATGTGGACTAGATATCGGATGATGTTACTGAATTGTTTTTAATCGTCTTAAATGTGACAATGATATTGTGGTTACTTAagaaaatgtccttattcttGGGAGATGCTGGGTGAACTATTTAGGGATGATGTGTCATTATGCCtgcaatttactttcaaatgtcCAAAAAAATAGACAGATAAACATGGCACAAGGTGAACAACTACTAGATCCAACTTTTCTGTATATCtgaaatttttccataataaaaataggtggaaattttttattgagttaaTCTGGGTATCCCAGATCTCATGTCATGTTTCGGGGCATTTTCCCCAATATTCATGTATAAATTATACAAGGAAATTTGAGCAACAAAAGTAAGATGGATAATCCAAATCAGGGTTAAGTGGAAGGCACGATGATCCTGGCTGATCGTTCTGGAACCGCAGTCTCTCGAACCGCTACGATGGAAGACTATCTACAAGGCAGACATAGGACTGGATTTTACCTGCAAGTGGACAGAGCCCCGGAGGAGTCTGCTGTCGTACAAAGGACAGAAATTCATACTCTGCCTGCTGCAGTGTCATTGTACTCTCCTTCACTGCTTTGGTTAGACCGGACTGCAAGAGAGAATCCCCAGCCCCACCAAGACACATGAAGTCAGTTTTCAAAGGCATCCAGATATGAAACTTCACTTCTAAAATGGGCAAATATAACCACAGATGGACCATTTACAGAGCTCAAGTTCACACTGAAACTGCCATCTTGGCAccgatttttttcttaaagaatccAAGTCAAATAAGCTATGTTCCTGATTGTTAATAGCATTTCCACACAGTCAGAAAAGATGGTGCTCAGAGTCCAAGGATATAACCTCTGGGAAGAAACAACTTAACAGGAGAGCGGcattctcccttctctgaaagTTGATGTCTAACCTTATCCAAAAGACTGACTTGAGCAATACTTGATAATCCGCAATGTGCTCGTGACAGACTGAatgcaggagaggaaaaaagaggacATTCAGGAGAAGATGGTCTCGAGAGGTCCCAAAGATGAAAAGTGAACAAGCAAGCAGTTTCCCAGGCTTGCCAAGCAATCTTCCTCTACCCCTTTTATGGTAATGTTACCTTCCCATGATGCTCCTTACACCAATCTGACATGCTGTCCAGTAACTCATCTGGCTGTTTTATAATCAGGTTAGGACCCTGTGGATAGGAAAAGCTGTTAGTCACCCAGAATCAATGGGGATAAGCTTGGTTTCTGAGTTTAACTGTTTAAGAATTACATATGTACActagagaagggaagaaagatgaGGGACTTTGTTAACTCTAAAAGTGGTCCTCATTCATTCCAGCACTATTTAtgacaacaaaaaataatgaacgAACACACACATAACACAACCGAAAACTGAAATGCCTATATCAACAGAGGACACAGGTATCCaccaagggtcagcaaactatagccccagcctgtggcttttttttcttttaattgccagcaagctaagaatgatttttacatttgtaagtggttgtaaaacaaacaaatatgggACAGAGAGATACATGGCACtctaagcctaaaatatttaatatttggtgTTTTTTAGAAAAGGCTTGCCAACCCCTGACTATGAAAAGTGTCTATACtgccaagtgaaaaaagcaaattgcagaacAGTGTACGCATGCTTATGAGTTCACTTATACTTGTtttgaaaaaaacacacatttgtaTATGCATggaaaatactaagaaaatacataaaagttgGGGAGTGGGACGAGACAGGAGAAGAACAgcacaaaaaaacaactaactaTACATAATATTTTGCATAAAGCTATAC is a genomic window of Physeter macrocephalus isolate SW-GA chromosome 16, ASM283717v5, whole genome shotgun sequence containing:
- the REXO2 gene encoding oligoribonuclease, mitochondrial encodes the protein MLGGSLGSRLLRGVGGTRGAFGAWGVREAGAAMAAGESMAQRMVWVDLEMTGLDIEKDQIIEMACLITDSDLNILAEGPNLIIKQPDELLDSMSDWCKEHHGKSGLTKAVKESTMTLQQAEYEFLSFVRQQTPPGLCPLAGNSVHADKKFLDKYMPQFMKHLHYRIIDVSTVKELCRRWYPEEYEFAPKKAASHRALDDISESIKELQFYRNNIFKKKTDEKKRKIIENGENEKTVS